A stretch of the Helicoverpa armigera isolate CAAS_96S chromosome 5, ASM3070526v1, whole genome shotgun sequence genome encodes the following:
- the LOC110369672 gene encoding gustatory receptor 5a for trehalose, giving the protein MKVHELTMRRSNKRCSLHVCLRHAMRLARWTGFFPLQGLGQAYADGTRYKIVSLYFIYNFTTLLGQLVMSCFSILLFFQTEVTLNSISNVIFYVTSLISAVLFLKLAKQWPRLMARATETEQGLTELKLQNKVIVKCCVIAYVAMALALVEHILCTSFNLTFVMHCLKEAGITTNVMENYVVHRMPYVFKYVPYSLFWAFLFEYLCLQSTFVWSFNDVLITCFSIYITAYFRSLNQVVTANSKKDKDNMIPWSTLRVHYSKLVRLVKEIDNHISSFILLAFFTDLFYICLQLFNSLHRNYASFKFCNELQTKQALTSPSYLLYYLYSFLFLVLRATMLSLFASNVHCAALEPVHAVYDVPSTLYDNEVRRFQLQLHHTKVGLTGKFFYVTRNMVLKVIGTIITYEIVLLQYTITPNPYYNGTKVILNISSHSYS; this is encoded by the exons ATGAAAGTCCATGAACTGACGATGAGAAGATCGAACAAGCGTTGTAGTCTACATGTTTGCTTACGTCACGCGATGCGCCTAGCCAGGTGGACTGGGTTCTTTCCTCTTCAGGGCCTTGGACAAGCCTACGCTGATGGGACCAG GTACAAAATTGTGTCTTTATACTTCATTTACAATTTCACCACCTTGTTGGGCCAATTGGTGATGTCTTGCTTCTCTATTCTACTCTTCTTTCAAACCGAAGTCACACTGAATtctatat CAAACGTCATATTTTACGTAACGTCGCTAATTTCGGCGGTGCTATTTCTGAAGTTAGCGAAACAATGGCCGAGGTTGATGGCGAGGGCAACTGAAACCGAACAAGGGTTAACTGAACTGAAGTTGCAAAACAAAGTCATTGTTAAATGCTGCGTGATTGCTTATGTTGCTATGGCACTGGCTTTGG tggAACACATCCTCTGCACGAGTTTCAACTTAACATTTGTCATGCATTGCCTCAAAGAAGCCGGGATTACTACCAATGTGATGGAGAACTACGTTGTGCACAGGATGCCCTATGTGTTCAAATACGTACCTTACAGCCTTTTCTGGGCTTTCTTATTTGAG TACTTGTGTCTTCAGTCAACCTTCGTTTGGAGTTTCAATGATGTTCTCATCACCTGTTTTAGTATTTACATTACAGCTTACTTTCGGAGTTTGAATCAAGTTGTTACTGCTAATTCTAAAAAAGACAAG GATAATATGATTCCTTGGTCCACTCTCAGGGTCCACTACTCCAAGTTAGTGAGACTGGTAAAAGAAATTGACAATCACATCAGTTCCTTTATTCTACTGGCGTTCTTCACCGATCTCTTCTACATCTGCTTGCAGCTTTTCAACTCTTTGCA tcGAAATTATGCCAGCTTCAAATTTTGCAATGAACTACAGACCAAACA aGCTCTGACATCACCATCCTACCTTCTTTACTACTTATACTCGTTTCTATTCCTGGTACTCCGAGCCACGATGCTGTCTCTCTTCGCTTCTAACGTGCACTGTGCTGCTTTGGAACCTGTGCATGCGGTGTATGATGTACCTTCTACACTTTATGATAATGAG GTTCGTCGATTTCAGTTACAACTACATCATACTAAAGTAGGATTGACCGGAAAGTTCTTTTATGTCACTCGAAATATGGTTTTGAAA gTAATCGGCACAATAATAACTTACGAAATAGTGTTGCTGCAGTACACCATAACACCAAACCCTTATTATAATGGAACAAAGGTTATATTGAATATTTCTTCGCACAGTTACAGTTAA
- the LOC110369645 gene encoding gustatory receptor for sugar taste 64f, with protein MKILLVWGQTIGLNPVTGILQKDPSKMRFTVYTWKFLFSLTMAIAQTIGTTLCIYKLFREPTSISALGFVTFFTSTCFTTFLFILIASKWPALMQDIVRSKLDEYIDRKIITKCRITCCIFIGMALMEHFLSILSRVARVIECSQNETDHGEVFVKVTSPWLYDLNVPYVVAVAVMVQYVNLITTANWNYSYIFIVCVSMYLSSILNQINKKIALEAQKTHVPAKTWINLREDYTRATHLVKRFDDVISGIVLVTYANDLFFICQQLYNVLSNMSKAAQLVNKLCPDQDGTFRAYSYPAYLIYSVLYLLVRFLTVSIVASGVNTASLLPAPILYGIPTTAYTKEVERFQNQVNGDVVALSGLHFFYITRDLVLTVAGTILTYELVLFQFSSDELNKN; from the exons ATGAAGATTCTGCTGGTATGGGGACAAACTATAGGCCTCAATCCCGTGACTGGTATACTGCAAAAAGATCCTTCGAAAATGAG ATTCACAGTGTACACGTGGAAATTCCTCTTCTCGTTAACAATGGCGATCGCTCAAACAATTGGAACAACATTGTGCATCTATAAATTGTTCAGGGAACCTACCTCTATCAGTGCTTTgg GTTTTGTAACATTCTTTACATCGACGTGTTTTACCACATTTTTGTTCATACTGATCGCTTCAAAATGGCCGGCGTTGATGCAAGATATTGTCAGATCCAAACTTGATGAATATATTGATaggaaaattattacaaagTGCAGGATAACTTgctgtatttttattggtatGGCTTTGA TGGAACACTTCTTGTCAATATTATCAAGAGTGGCTAGAGTGATTGAATGTTCACAAAACGAAACAGACCACGGAGAGGTATTTGTGAAGGTTACATCTCCTTGGCTATACGATTTAAATGTACCATACGTTGTGGCCGTCGCTGTCATGGTCCAG TACGTGAATTTAATAACGACGGCAAACTGGAACTACTCGTACATATTCATCGTATGTGTCAGTATGTATCTGTCTTCGATTTTGAATCAAATTAATAAGAAGATCGCTTTGGAAGCTCAGAAG ACTCACGTGCCAGCAAAAACCTGGATCAATCTAAGGGAGGATTACACACGCGCGACACACTTAGTCAAACGATTCGATGACGTCATCAGCGGGATTGTACTCGTGACGTACGCAAATGATCTGTTCTTCATTTGTCAGCAGCTTTATAATGTTCTCTC GAACATGTCGAAAGCGGCTCAACTCGTCAATAAATTGTGTCCTGATCAAGACGG gactTTTCGAGCTTATTCCTATCCTGCTTACCTGATATACTCGGTCCTTTACCTCTTAGTAAGATTTCTGACAGTATCCATAGTGGCATCGGGAGTGAATACAGCCTCCTTGCTACCGGCTCCCATTCTCTATGGTATACCGACTACGGCTTATACTAAAGAG GTGGAGAGGTTCCAGAACCAAGTGAACGGTGACGTCGTTGCACTCAGTGGTCTGCACTTTTTTTACATCACTAGAGATCTCGTTCTTact GTTGCAGGCACTATACTAACATACGAACTCGTACTTTTCCAATTTAGCAGCGACGAATTGAACAAGAACTAG